One segment of Niabella beijingensis DNA contains the following:
- a CDS encoding NAD-dependent epimerase/dehydratase family protein, giving the protein MTKEKILVIGASGQIGVELTLALREIYGAGNVVASDLREENPLLKGSGPYVSLDVMNKEMLHVQVIRQNITQIYLLAAILSATGEKNPGLAWHLNMQGLLNVLDIAREENIRKVYWPSSIAVFGPTSPKQNCPQQTIIEPTTVYGISKYAGEFWCNYYHMKYGVDVRSIRYPGLISYKSAPGGGTTDYAVEIFHDALEEKKYTSFLSENTYLPMMYMPDAIRATVELMEAPAEKISIRTSYNVAGISFSPKEIAAEIKKHIPEFEIVYEPDYRQEIADSWPQSIDDTVARNDWGWKHEYDLAAMTEDMLKHLPEVIETL; this is encoded by the coding sequence ATGACAAAAGAAAAAATCCTGGTTATTGGCGCCTCCGGGCAGATTGGGGTTGAACTGACCCTTGCGCTGCGGGAAATTTACGGAGCGGGGAATGTGGTGGCATCTGATTTAAGAGAGGAAAACCCGCTTTTGAAAGGCTCCGGCCCTTATGTAAGCCTGGATGTAATGAATAAAGAGATGTTGCATGTGCAGGTGATCCGGCAAAACATCACCCAGATCTACCTGCTGGCAGCGATCCTGTCGGCAACGGGTGAGAAGAATCCCGGTCTGGCCTGGCACCTGAATATGCAGGGATTGCTGAATGTGCTGGATATTGCGCGCGAGGAAAATATCAGAAAAGTGTACTGGCCTTCCTCCATTGCAGTGTTTGGCCCTACTTCGCCCAAACAAAACTGTCCGCAGCAAACCATTATTGAACCTACCACCGTTTATGGTATCAGCAAATATGCAGGGGAGTTCTGGTGCAATTATTATCATATGAAATATGGAGTGGATGTAAGAAGTATCCGTTACCCCGGACTGATCTCTTATAAATCGGCACCGGGAGGCGGAACGACGGATTATGCCGTTGAAATTTTTCATGATGCGCTGGAAGAAAAAAAGTATACCAGCTTTTTGAGCGAGAATACTTATCTGCCCATGATGTATATGCCGGATGCGATCCGGGCAACGGTGGAGCTGATGGAAGCGCCGGCGGAAAAGATCTCCATCCGCACTTCCTACAATGTGGCCGGTATCAGCTTTTCGCCGAAAGAGATCGCTGCGGAGATAAAAAAACACATTCCGGAATTTGAAATTGTTTATGAACCGGATTATCGCCAGGAGATCGCAGACAGCTGGCCGCAGAGCATTGATGATACGGTGGCGCGCAACGACTGGGGGTGGAAGCACGAATACGATCTGGCGGCGATGACGGAAGATATGTTAAAACACCTGCCCGAAGTGATCGAAACCCTATAA
- the kdsA gene encoding 3-deoxy-8-phosphooctulonate synthase — MEKFLTDLFKEQQYDPASFFLLAGPCVVESEALVMEVAEKVAAICRNLGIPYVFKSSYRKANRTSVDSFTGIGDEAALKLLKQVSQTFHLPTVSDIHTHEEAAIAAGYVDMLQIPAFLSRQTDLLEAAARTGKIVNIKKGQFLSGPSMKFAADKIKHAGNEKVILTERGNTFGYQDLVVDFRNIPWMKEHKVPVVMDCTHSLQQPNQTSGVTGGNPELIGTIAKAAIATGADGLFIETHPNPAVAKSDGANMLKLDYLEPLLEQLVRIRKAIIAT; from the coding sequence ATGGAGAAATTTTTAACGGATCTTTTTAAAGAGCAGCAGTACGACCCGGCCAGCTTTTTTCTGCTGGCGGGCCCCTGTGTGGTAGAAAGCGAAGCGCTGGTTATGGAAGTAGCGGAAAAAGTGGCGGCGATCTGCAGGAACCTGGGGATCCCCTATGTGTTCAAATCTTCCTACCGGAAGGCCAACCGGACAAGCGTGGACTCTTTTACCGGTATCGGCGATGAAGCTGCATTAAAACTGCTGAAACAGGTCAGCCAAACCTTCCATCTTCCCACGGTGAGTGATATCCATACACACGAAGAAGCTGCCATTGCTGCCGGATATGTAGATATGTTGCAGATACCGGCCTTCCTGAGCCGGCAAACAGACCTGCTGGAGGCGGCAGCCCGGACCGGGAAGATCGTTAACATAAAAAAAGGACAGTTCCTCAGCGGCCCTTCTATGAAGTTTGCAGCCGACAAGATAAAACATGCAGGCAATGAAAAAGTGATCCTTACCGAGAGGGGGAATACGTTCGGATACCAGGACCTGGTGGTGGACTTCAGAAATATCCCCTGGATGAAAGAACATAAGGTTCCGGTAGTTATGGATTGTACCCACAGTCTGCAGCAGCCCAATCAGACCTCGGGCGTCACCGGCGGCAACCCGGAACTCATCGGCACGATTGCCAAAGCGGCTATCGCCACAGGCGCAGATGGCCTGTTTATAGAAACCCATCCCAATCCGGCTGTGGCAAAAAGCGACGGTGCCAATATGCTGAAGCTGGATTACCTCGAGCCCCTGCTGGAACAGCTGGTGCGGATCAGAAAAGCCATTATTGCCACTTAA
- a CDS encoding calcium:proton antiporter has product MKFNLSLPTWTLLTPILAWIAYFTMGSMSGTFPQLVLCFLLIAGVLAAVHHAEVVAHRVGEPFGTIILALAVTVIEVSLLVSLMSSGGEKTAALARDTVFAAIMIILTFIIGICILIGSAKYREQFVTKHAATSALVALTAILVLTLVVPNYTTSQPGPQYTQPQLIFAAIVSLIIYASFIMIQSIRHRDYFLPADAEGKENEEAHAAPPSSATTFTSLVLLITCLGAVVLLAKKLSPAIEAGVASIGAPNSLVGIIIAMVVLLPECIAAIQAARRNRLQTSMNLALGSALASIGLTIPAVAIYTLFSHSPVLLGIDTTSVVLLILSIFTVMLSLVTGKTNILYGVVLLVIFAAYLFLTIFP; this is encoded by the coding sequence ATGAAGTTCAACCTGTCACTACCAACCTGGACCCTGCTTACCCCCATCCTTGCCTGGATCGCCTATTTTACCATGGGCTCCATGTCGGGCACTTTCCCGCAGCTCGTTCTTTGCTTTTTATTGATCGCCGGTGTTCTGGCGGCGGTGCATCATGCAGAAGTGGTGGCCCACCGGGTGGGCGAACCTTTTGGCACCATCATCCTGGCACTGGCAGTAACCGTTATCGAGGTTTCCCTGCTGGTCTCGCTGATGTCCTCAGGAGGAGAAAAGACTGCAGCCCTCGCCCGGGATACGGTATTCGCCGCTATCATGATCATTCTCACCTTTATCATCGGGATCTGCATCCTGATCGGAAGCGCAAAGTACCGGGAGCAATTCGTAACAAAACATGCAGCCACTTCCGCTCTGGTAGCGCTTACCGCGATACTGGTGCTCACACTGGTGGTGCCCAATTATACCACAAGCCAGCCCGGTCCGCAATACACACAACCACAGCTGATCTTTGCAGCCATTGTAAGTCTGATCATTTATGCCAGCTTCATTATGATCCAGTCCATTCGCCACCGTGATTATTTTTTACCCGCGGATGCAGAAGGAAAAGAAAACGAGGAAGCGCATGCCGCACCGCCTTCCAGTGCAACTACATTTACCAGCCTGGTATTGCTGATCACCTGTCTGGGAGCTGTGGTGCTGCTTGCCAAAAAACTGTCGCCTGCCATTGAAGCGGGTGTTGCTTCCATTGGTGCACCCAATTCGCTGGTAGGTATCATTATTGCCATGGTAGTATTATTGCCCGAATGCATCGCCGCGATCCAGGCGGCACGCCGCAACCGTTTACAGACCAGTATGAACCTGGCGCTGGGATCTGCGCTGGCCAGTATCGGACTTACGATCCCCGCGGTTGCCATTTATACCCTGTTCAGTCATAGCCCTGTATTGCTGGGGATCGACACCACATCTGTTGTGCTGCTGATCCTGTCCATATTTACAGTGATGTTGTCGCTTGTAACAGGAAAAACAAATATTCTTTATGGCGTGGTGCTACTGGTCATTTTTGCGGCCTACCTGTTCCTTACCATCTTTCCCTGA
- a CDS encoding sulfatase, producing the protein MNPVPCIIKRTKLFLLMLLLLYTDVLYGQHQERSRHPNILFIAVDDLRPELGAYGRAYMHTPHMDRLAREGRVFLNHYVNVPTCGASRYSMLTGRLPQTPAALSNDAFEKLTAGKPAAEEPESFVELFRRNGYYTVGIGKISHSPDGNVYGYNQPVSDKRELPHSWDAFYFDHGKWQTGWNAFFGYAGGENRQGRKNEVRPYEHKDVPDTAYPDGLTAQLAVEQLAVLKEKDQPFLLAVGFFKPHLPFTAPEKYWDLYDERKIPLSASPGIPAAVNEKSLHNSNEFNQYKQGEEKPSLKAPVSDAYARKLRHAYFAAVSYVDTQIGKVLEALKQAGLDKNTVVVLWGDHGWHLGDERVWGKHTLSDYSLRSPLILRVPGMPAAGMSSPQVVQSVDIYPTLLQLAHISPKGILDGRSLYPELFRTGRGHATVARSYFNRGISLRTSRYRLTKYYRQEQPVTELYDYTNDPYETRNLAASFPGVVDSLLPVVEHAGTTIQQYWKPGKGSGKDGKEQVGRKNDQ; encoded by the coding sequence ATGAACCCTGTTCCCTGTATCATAAAACGGACAAAACTGTTTTTATTGATGCTATTGCTGCTTTATACGGATGTGCTGTACGGGCAACATCAGGAGCGCAGCAGGCATCCGAATATCCTGTTCATAGCAGTAGATGATCTTCGCCCGGAGCTTGGGGCCTATGGCCGGGCTTATATGCACACACCGCATATGGACCGGCTGGCCCGTGAGGGCCGGGTATTCCTGAACCATTACGTGAATGTGCCCACCTGCGGTGCCTCGCGCTATTCCATGCTCACCGGCCGGTTGCCGCAAACACCTGCAGCACTGAGTAATGATGCCTTTGAAAAGTTAACGGCCGGCAAACCTGCTGCCGAAGAGCCCGAATCCTTTGTGGAACTGTTCCGGAGGAATGGTTATTATACCGTGGGGATCGGTAAGATCAGTCATTCGCCGGATGGTAATGTATACGGCTATAATCAGCCGGTGTCTGATAAGCGGGAGCTTCCCCACAGCTGGGATGCTTTTTATTTTGATCATGGTAAATGGCAAACCGGGTGGAATGCCTTTTTTGGATATGCAGGCGGAGAGAACCGTCAGGGAAGGAAGAATGAGGTCCGGCCTTATGAACACAAGGATGTTCCGGATACGGCCTACCCGGATGGTCTTACAGCACAGCTGGCAGTGGAACAACTGGCGGTATTAAAAGAAAAGGATCAGCCCTTCCTGCTGGCGGTGGGATTCTTCAAACCGCACCTGCCTTTTACAGCGCCGGAGAAATACTGGGATCTGTATGATGAACGTAAGATACCCTTATCGGCCTCACCGGGTATACCGGCAGCTGTTAACGAGAAGAGCCTGCATAACAGTAATGAATTTAACCAGTATAAACAAGGGGAGGAGAAGCCCTCGCTGAAGGCGCCGGTATCCGATGCCTATGCGCGCAAACTGCGGCATGCCTATTTTGCTGCTGTAAGTTATGTGGATACACAGATCGGGAAAGTGCTGGAGGCATTGAAGCAGGCGGGTCTGGATAAAAATACGGTTGTGGTGCTATGGGGTGATCATGGCTGGCACCTGGGGGATGAACGGGTGTGGGGAAAACATACCCTTTCCGACTATTCATTACGCAGTCCGCTTATCCTGCGTGTTCCGGGCATGCCTGCGGCCGGCATGTCTTCCCCGCAGGTGGTACAGTCTGTCGATATTTACCCCACGTTATTGCAGCTGGCTCATATTTCCCCTAAGGGGATACTTGATGGCCGGTCGTTGTACCCGGAATTGTTCAGAACCGGACGCGGTCATGCTACGGTGGCACGGAGTTATTTCAACCGTGGCATCAGTCTGCGGACCTCCCGTTACCGCCTCACAAAATATTACCGTCAGGAGCAGCCGGTGACGGAATTGTATGATTATACGAACGATCCGTATGAAACGCGGAACCTGGCTGCTTCTTTTCCCGGGGTGGTAGATTCCCTGCTGCCGGTGGTTGAACATGCCGGAACCACTATTCAGCAATACTGGAAACCGGGTAAGGGATCAGGGAAAGATGGTAAGGAACAGGTAGGCCGCAAAAATGACCAGTAG
- a CDS encoding DUF4998 domain-containing protein produces MKKTEFLLLILLVLGTAAGFSGCSKMDATYKEFLDYGQQKYPGKPVNAVVSPGYKRMILSWANSSDPKVTKAKVYWNNRADSLDVQLDPSEDSTYIPFNDMPEATYVFEIYTFDGDGNRSVKTEVIGRVYGDFYKSTLLSRPIYDATVVNDSLWISWGGISDTAIIGTEVTFKDKNDVLQKYFVDKTILLSQFPDFPRGDIQYRTVYVPGPYAIDTFYTEWTTMYVKGQRYALPKAGWTVTASSFDIRSGASYRPPELLIDNDPATIWVNQIGAPNATPPIAQTYYPHWAAIDMKQEYNLEGIIVQQRNSATNLVKDIELYTSTDGLNWTFQLRYSLENRISAEAFIDLPQATTAQYIKIIALNDYGNSNNVALAEFGAYIR; encoded by the coding sequence ATGAAGAAGACAGAATTTTTACTATTGATCCTGCTTGTGCTGGGTACGGCAGCCGGTTTTTCGGGCTGCTCCAAAATGGATGCTACCTATAAGGAATTCCTGGATTACGGGCAGCAGAAATATCCCGGGAAACCGGTCAATGCCGTTGTCTCCCCCGGTTATAAACGTATGATCCTCTCCTGGGCAAATTCATCTGATCCAAAGGTTACAAAGGCAAAAGTGTACTGGAACAATCGTGCCGATTCGCTGGACGTGCAGCTCGATCCTTCAGAAGATTCGACCTATATACCGTTCAATGATATGCCGGAAGCTACTTACGTGTTTGAGATCTATACGTTTGACGGAGATGGCAACCGTTCTGTAAAGACGGAGGTCATCGGGAGAGTGTACGGTGATTTTTATAAATCCACGCTTTTATCCCGACCGATCTATGATGCCACGGTTGTGAATGACAGTCTCTGGATTTCATGGGGCGGCATATCGGATACCGCTATTATAGGAACTGAAGTGACTTTTAAAGATAAAAATGACGTGCTTCAAAAATATTTTGTAGATAAGACCATTTTGCTCTCGCAATTTCCTGATTTCCCGCGCGGGGACATTCAATACAGGACCGTTTATGTTCCCGGTCCTTATGCGATCGATACTTTTTATACAGAATGGACCACGATGTATGTAAAGGGACAGCGCTATGCATTGCCCAAAGCGGGATGGACGGTCACCGCCTCCAGTTTTGATATAAGATCCGGGGCCAGCTACCGGCCGCCGGAGCTGCTGATCGATAATGATCCGGCTACGATCTGGGTGAACCAGATAGGTGCGCCCAATGCAACGCCTCCCATCGCACAAACCTATTATCCGCATTGGGCGGCAATAGATATGAAGCAGGAATATAACCTGGAAGGCATTATTGTACAACAGCGGAATTCAGCAACAAACCTGGTAAAGGATATTGAACTGTATACCAGCACGGATGGACTGAACTGGACCTTCCAGCTGCGTTATTCACTGGAGAACAGGATCTCTGCCGAGGCATTCATCGATCTGCCGCAGGCAACAACGGCGCAGTACATAAAGATCATCGCCCTGAATGACTACGGGAACTCGAACAATGTGGCGCTGGCAGAATTCGGGGCATATATAAGGTAA
- a CDS encoding DUF5000 domain-containing lipoprotein, protein MAKRYISTLSVICCFFLFFSCSRENYIDPMADDGGTPSPVTQVAVKPLPGAAVLRYKLPQDGNLRYVKAVFEIRPGVERETIASLYQDSLIVDGFPDVKEYEVQLYTVSYGEKRSEPVTVKITPLTSPLQEAHNTFRFEETFGGTTISFDNSGEASLAVTILTPDSTGILKAVQTYYTKSREGRFSVRGFADEPRLFGAVIRDRWGNLSDTLTQTLTPVFEELIPKNLFKGLVLPTDVVGGHANASWTLDKIWDDKYGAGSLQFHTKPGSGIPQWFTFDMGRPCLLSRYKFYHRAGSQYVYQLGAPRKWEVWGTAGTPDPSGSWNGWVKLMDCESYKPSGEGPVTAEDVTYAVDQGEDFIFPEQIPVRYLRFKVNETWGFLDYIYIAEVTFWGDADITP, encoded by the coding sequence ATGGCTAAAAGATATATATCCACCTTAAGTGTTATCTGCTGCTTTTTCCTGTTCTTCTCCTGTTCCCGGGAGAATTACATCGATCCTATGGCCGACGACGGAGGAACGCCTTCACCTGTAACACAGGTGGCTGTTAAACCGCTTCCGGGCGCTGCAGTGCTGCGTTATAAGTTGCCGCAGGACGGGAACCTGCGTTATGTAAAAGCTGTTTTTGAGATACGGCCGGGTGTGGAACGGGAAACCATCGCCTCATTGTACCAGGACAGTCTGATCGTAGACGGCTTTCCGGATGTAAAGGAATATGAAGTACAACTATATACCGTAAGCTATGGCGAAAAGCGCTCAGAGCCGGTGACGGTGAAAATAACCCCGCTGACCTCTCCTTTACAGGAGGCGCATAATACCTTCCGTTTTGAAGAGACGTTTGGCGGCACTACCATCAGCTTTGATAACAGTGGGGAAGCCAGTCTGGCCGTAACCATATTAACGCCGGACTCCACAGGAATATTAAAGGCCGTACAAACCTATTATACCAAGTCCAGGGAAGGGAGATTTTCTGTGAGGGGATTCGCCGACGAACCCCGCCTGTTCGGTGCGGTGATCCGGGACCGTTGGGGCAACCTTTCGGATACACTCACCCAAACGCTTACCCCGGTTTTTGAAGAGCTGATCCCCAAGAACCTGTTTAAAGGATTGGTATTACCTACGGATGTCGTAGGAGGACATGCCAATGCCTCCTGGACGCTTGATAAGATATGGGATGATAAGTATGGCGCCGGGTCCCTGCAGTTTCATACAAAACCGGGCTCGGGCATACCGCAATGGTTCACTTTTGATATGGGAAGGCCCTGCCTGCTGAGCCGGTATAAGTTTTATCACCGGGCGGGCAGTCAGTATGTATACCAGCTGGGAGCTCCCCGGAAATGGGAAGTGTGGGGAACGGCCGGTACACCCGATCCTTCCGGCAGCTGGAATGGCTGGGTCAAATTAATGGACTGTGAATCGTATAAACCTTCCGGAGAAGGCCCGGTAACGGCTGAAGATGTGACCTATGCGGTTGACCAGGGTGAGGATTTTATTTTTCCGGAACAGATCCCGGTACGGTACCTCCGTTTTAAAGTGAACGAGACCTGGGGCTTTTTAGACTATATCTATATTGCGGAAGTTACATTCTGGGGGGATGCGGATATCACTCCGTAA
- a CDS encoding RagB/SusD family nutrient uptake outer membrane protein, giving the protein MRNKLLITILIVSVVTSCKKYLDVVPDNIATIDHAFNMRQQAEKFLFTCYSYIPRQSIMSGSANENPALGGGDELWFHEFYIPSSWNIARGFQNVVNPYDNFWQGSGGGKDLYQGISDCNIFLENIVNTPDIDPGEKNRWIAEVKFLKAYYHFYLTRMYGPVPIKRVNLPINASPDMVKVYRDPVDSCFNYVVELIDEAVPDLPETILNEVAELGRITKPIALAIKAEVLVTAASPLFNGNADFANFKDNRGITLFNTTYDPRKWERASEACKDAIDACHAAGNKLYYYSQSNKQYEIPDTLRTQMNIRNAVNEKWNAEIIWGNTNSMVDNLQIQATPRGLDPSKRASQSTLGNCGVPLKMVSKFYTKNGVPIDEDKTWDYSGRFSLIQGAAASRNYLVPEYTTSKMNYDREPRYYADLGFDGGVWYGQGKFTTADMWYVSSKKGDPAANIANGSFNSTGVWPKKYVNYVNVIQDNTYSRENYPWPVMRLANLYLLYAEALNETAGPSPEVYSYLDQLRERAGLQGVVASWAAFSYNPTKPATKEGLREIIHRERTIELMFEGQRFWDLRRWKTALQELNQPVTGWDIEQKTPEGYYRERLLYQQTFSLKEYLWPVREVEIFANKNTVQNPGW; this is encoded by the coding sequence ATGCGAAATAAATTATTGATAACAATCCTCATCGTGTCGGTGGTTACCTCCTGTAAAAAATACCTGGATGTAGTGCCGGATAATATCGCCACTATCGATCATGCCTTTAATATGCGGCAACAGGCAGAAAAATTCCTGTTTACCTGTTACAGCTATATTCCCCGGCAAAGTATCATGTCCGGGTCTGCCAATGAAAACCCGGCGCTGGGTGGCGGGGATGAACTGTGGTTCCATGAGTTTTATATTCCCAGTTCCTGGAATATTGCCCGGGGATTTCAGAATGTGGTGAATCCCTACGATAATTTCTGGCAGGGAAGTGGTGGCGGAAAAGACCTTTACCAGGGCATCAGTGATTGCAATATCTTCCTGGAAAATATTGTCAATACACCGGATATCGATCCCGGCGAAAAGAACCGGTGGATCGCAGAAGTTAAGTTCCTGAAGGCCTATTATCATTTTTATCTGACACGGATGTATGGTCCCGTTCCCATTAAGCGGGTGAACCTGCCGATCAATGCCAGTCCGGATATGGTGAAAGTATACCGGGATCCGGTAGATTCCTGTTTTAATTATGTGGTGGAGCTGATCGATGAGGCGGTGCCCGATCTGCCGGAGACGATCCTGAATGAGGTGGCCGAGCTGGGACGGATCACAAAACCCATTGCCCTGGCCATTAAAGCAGAAGTGCTGGTTACGGCAGCAAGTCCCTTATTTAACGGCAATGCCGATTTTGCAAATTTCAAAGACAACCGCGGCATCACATTGTTCAACACTACCTATGATCCGCGAAAATGGGAACGGGCCAGTGAAGCCTGCAAGGACGCCATCGATGCCTGTCATGCTGCGGGCAATAAGCTATATTATTACAGCCAGAGCAATAAACAGTATGAAATACCCGACACGCTGCGCACCCAGATGAATATCCGGAATGCCGTAAACGAAAAATGGAATGCCGAAATTATCTGGGGAAATACCAACAGCATGGTAGATAACCTGCAGATACAGGCTACTCCAAGGGGGCTTGATCCCTCCAAAAGAGCATCTCAAAGCACCCTGGGAAATTGCGGCGTACCACTGAAAATGGTTTCAAAGTTCTATACAAAAAACGGGGTACCGATTGATGAGGACAAGACCTGGGATTACAGCGGAAGGTTCTCGTTGATCCAGGGCGCGGCGGCATCAAGGAATTACCTGGTCCCCGAGTATACGACTTCAAAAATGAACTACGACCGGGAGCCGCGCTACTATGCGGATCTGGGCTTTGACGGTGGTGTCTGGTACGGTCAGGGTAAGTTCACCACAGCGGATATGTGGTATGTATCCTCCAAGAAAGGAGATCCCGCTGCCAACATCGCCAATGGCAGTTTTAACAGCACGGGTGTGTGGCCCAAAAAATATGTGAACTATGTAAATGTTATACAGGATAACACCTACTCGAGAGAAAACTACCCCTGGCCGGTAATGCGGCTGGCAAACCTTTATCTCTTATATGCGGAAGCGCTGAATGAAACAGCAGGACCTTCACCTGAAGTGTATTCGTACCTGGATCAGTTACGGGAGCGTGCGGGTTTGCAGGGAGTGGTGGCTTCCTGGGCAGCTTTTTCTTACAATCCCACAAAACCCGCTACCAAAGAAGGCCTGCGGGAGATCATACACCGGGAGCGGACCATTGAGCTGATGTTTGAGGGGCAGCGCTTCTGGGATCTGAGAAGATGGAAAACCGCGCTGCAGGAATTGAATCAGCCGGTGACCGGATGGGATATTGAACAAAAAACACCGGAGGGGTATTACCGGGAGCGCCTGTTGTACCAGCAAACCTTCAGTCTTAAAGAATACCTCTGGCCCGTGCGTGAGGTAGAGATATTTGCAAACAAGAATACTGTTCAAAACCCCGGCTGGTAA